One genomic segment of bacterium includes these proteins:
- a CDS encoding glycosyltransferase, which translates to MEALSEQYEIVFISFIRSEKEKEYVKHIKPFCKRIEVCNIERSVRKNIIDAFKSIFLGKSFIVLRDFVTEMQGLIDKVIKEENPDFIHIDHLQMAQYIKGDKKGIKILDEHNVEYQILKRIFEIEKNYFKKIFTYYEFNKLKKVEKEACLESDLVITVSDLDKRTLADMTCNNVRFKTIPIGVDTEYFFYQPIRNKQENAIVFIGTLYWPPNIDAVMWFYKEVWGKLKNNNDIRNLNWKIIGLKPVDEILQLAEIDKNIDVHGSVADVRPFMREGSVFIVPLFSGSGMRVKILNAMACGIPVISTSIGAEGIEGLKPVNFNFCKEQTNYNLRFTIHDSNIWIADKPEEFIDAIMTLFINNELRSQLSQSGRKLMEEKYSWKTQGEKLLAVYEEAKSLRRVIT; encoded by the coding sequence TTGGAAGCCTTAAGTGAACAATATGAGATTGTTTTTATTTCTTTTATCCGTTCGGAAAAGGAAAAAGAATATGTAAAACACATTAAGCCTTTTTGTAAAAGGATTGAGGTTTGTAACATTGAGCGTTCAGTGAGGAAGAATATTATTGATGCCTTTAAGAGTATCTTTTTAGGAAAGTCTTTTATTGTTTTACGTGATTTTGTTACAGAAATGCAGGGTTTAATCGATAAAGTTATAAAAGAAGAGAATCCTGATTTTATACATATTGATCACTTGCAGATGGCTCAATATATCAAAGGAGACAAAAAGGGAATAAAAATTTTAGATGAACATAATGTTGAATATCAGATATTGAAAAGAATCTTTGAGATTGAAAAGAATTATTTTAAAAAAATATTTACATATTATGAATTCAATAAATTAAAAAAAGTTGAAAAAGAGGCATGCCTGGAATCGGATTTAGTAATAACCGTGTCTGATTTGGATAAAAGAACTTTGGCTGATATGACTTGTAATAATGTCAGGTTTAAAACAATTCCTATTGGTGTTGATACGGAATATTTTTTTTATCAGCCTATCAGGAATAAACAAGAAAATGCAATTGTTTTTATTGGCACCCTTTACTGGCCGCCTAATATAGATGCTGTAATGTGGTTTTATAAAGAGGTGTGGGGAAAATTAAAAAATAATAATGATATTAGAAATTTAAATTGGAAAATAATTGGATTGAAACCTGTTGATGAAATTTTACAATTAGCTGAAATTGATAAAAATATAGATGTCCATGGCAGTGTTGCCGATGTCAGGCCATTTATGCGGGAAGGAAGTGTTTTTATTGTCCCCCTTTTTTCCGGGAGCGGCATGAGAGTTAAAATCCTAAATGCTATGGCCTGCGGGATCCCGGTTATTTCAACCAGTATTGGTGCGGAAGGGATAGAAGGACTGAAACCAGTTAACTTTAATTTTTGTAAGGAACAAACTAATTACAATTTACGATTCACGATTCACGATTCAAACATCTGGATTGCTGATAAACCGGAAGAATTTATTGATGCGATTATGACATTATTTATTAATAATGAATTGAGAAGCCAATTATCACAAAGTGGGCGAAAATTAATGGAAGAAAAATATAGCTGGAAAACCCAGGGGGAGAAATTGTTAGCCGTATATGAAGAGGCAAAGAGCCTTAGAAGAGTTATAACTTGA
- a CDS encoding GNVR domain-containing protein: MNGSQDKIATGNYLITIRRVFIKRWWLIILITFIVSISAFITSKIVEPVYEASTSIRVQSPLQLSVGNKSMFGKTSLEPEAMWLKSRYLLELVMKNLGIGNMNNKKEYIEIMEKLVNNIKVQTFEGANTLVLTVRWNEPEMVARITNTLADTFIEKYQLFNSALSKDKRVYIEEQLNLIRIKLDEAQKNLSDFQKKEGVISLDGEIKGITERIFSWEAKRYQVEMDIKIAQAKFNQLKEQISLGREDTTLNFQAMFFRDNPVLLSLQETISRFESEVASMSYMYTNEFSPLLIKKKQLEELKDKFHAELTKSASENKSYNNQRQKDFILDMVQAEMEIEAKQNEQTLLTDLIEKEQEKLKSFPEKQIHYVDILREEKVNEEHYTNLLKRLAEARIEENVDMWDVRVFDRAYQPYRPLKPKPVQNTIFGLVIGLVLGIGVSMVFEYFDDSFHSIDEVEQFLNLPVLAAIPKMEE, encoded by the coding sequence ATGAATGGAAGTCAAGACAAGATAGCAACAGGAAATTATTTAATTACAATCAGGCGTGTTTTTATTAAACGCTGGTGGCTGATTATTTTAATTACTTTTATTGTATCAATTTCCGCTTTTATTACAAGCAAAATCGTGGAACCGGTTTACGAGGCCAGTACAAGTATCCGTGTGCAGTCTCCACTCCAATTATCGGTCGGGAACAAGTCTATGTTCGGTAAAACTTCTTTAGAACCTGAAGCTATGTGGTTAAAAAGCCGTTATTTGCTGGAACTGGTCATGAAAAATCTGGGCATAGGAAATATGAATAACAAAAAAGAATATATTGAAATTATGGAAAAATTAGTAAACAACATAAAAGTGCAGACCTTTGAGGGCGCAAATACACTTGTTTTAACTGTGCGCTGGAACGAGCCTGAAATGGTGGCCAGAATTACCAATACACTGGCGGATACATTTATTGAAAAGTACCAGTTGTTTAACAGCGCCCTATCCAAAGACAAGAGGGTTTACATAGAAGAACAATTGAATTTAATCCGTATAAAGCTTGATGAGGCGCAAAAGAATTTAAGCGATTTTCAAAAAAAAGAGGGAGTGATATCTCTGGATGGAGAAATTAAAGGGATTACTGAGCGTATTTTTTCATGGGAGGCAAAACGATACCAGGTAGAAATGGACATTAAAATCGCACAGGCTAAATTTAACCAGTTAAAAGAGCAGATATCTTTGGGCAGGGAAGATACCACCCTGAATTTTCAGGCCATGTTTTTCAGAGACAACCCTGTTCTTTTGTCACTGCAGGAAACGATTTCCAGGTTTGAATCAGAGGTAGCTTCAATGAGTTATATGTATACGAATGAGTTTTCTCCTCTTTTGATAAAAAAGAAGCAGCTTGAAGAACTCAAAGATAAATTCCATGCTGAATTAACTAAATCTGCTTCTGAAAATAAATCATATAATAACCAGCGGCAGAAGGATTTTATATTAGACATGGTCCAGGCGGAAATGGAAATAGAGGCGAAGCAAAATGAACAAACTCTGTTAACCGATTTGATAGAAAAAGAACAGGAAAAACTAAAAAGTTTTCCGGAAAAACAGATTCATTATGTTGATATTTTAAGGGAAGAAAAAGTAAATGAAGAACATTATACTAATTTGTTAAAAAGACTGGCAGAGGCACGCATTGAAGAAAATGTTGATATGTGGGATGTGAGGGTTTTTGACCGCGCGTACCAGCCATATCGTCCATTAAAGCCTAAACCCGTGCAGAATACCATTTTTGGTTTAGTAATAGGTTTAGTATTAGGGATAGGTGTGTCCATGGTTTTTGAATATTTTGATGATTCATTTCATTCAATAGATGAAGTAGAACAATTTTTGAACCTGCCTGTGCTCGCGGCAATTCCAAAGATGGAAGAATAA
- a CDS encoding ABC transporter permease: MFFYFKELFHYRELLFTFAARDIKVRYKQTIMGVGWALLQPLSLMIIFTIVFSKLVRIQSEGIPYPVFSYCALLPWSFFSNSVNFGVASITNNMNLVTKIYFPREVFPFSAVIASFIDFLIASIIFIGMIVFYKINLNFYMIWIPVIILIQIVFTLSIVLFFSALNVYYRDIKYIMPITIQIWMYLTPIIYPINLVPEKYRTIYMLNPMAGIIDGYRNVILKSLQPDFKHLILAACGSSILFILGYLYFKKAERVFADII, from the coding sequence ATGTTTTTTTATTTTAAAGAACTTTTCCACTACAGAGAACTGCTTTTTACTTTTGCAGCAAGAGATATAAAAGTTCGCTATAAACAGACTATCATGGGGGTTGGCTGGGCACTTTTACAGCCGCTTTCTTTAATGATTATTTTTACAATTGTATTTTCAAAACTTGTGAGAATACAATCCGAAGGTATTCCGTATCCTGTTTTTTCATATTGTGCTCTTTTGCCATGGAGCTTTTTTTCAAATTCTGTTAATTTTGGAGTTGCAAGCATTACTAATAATATGAACCTGGTAACAAAAATCTATTTTCCGCGAGAAGTATTTCCTTTTTCAGCCGTGATAGCAAGTTTTATTGATTTTCTTATTGCTTCAATTATTTTTATCGGGATGATTGTTTTCTATAAAATAAATTTAAATTTTTATATGATATGGATTCCAGTAATTATTTTGATCCAAATAGTTTTCACACTCAGTATCGTCTTGTTTTTTTCCGCGTTAAATGTTTATTATAGAGATATAAAATATATTATGCCAATAACAATCCAGATATGGATGTATTTAACACCAATCATTTATCCTATTAATTTAGTCCCTGAAAAATATAGGACAATATATATGTTAAACCCAATGGCGGGAATCATTGATGGATATAGAAACGTTATTCTTAAGAGTTTACAACCGGATTTCAAACACCTTATTCTTGCTGCATGTGGCTCATCAATTCTTTTTATTTTAGGTTATTTATATTTTAAAAAAGCTGAAAGGGTTTTTGCTGATATTATATAG
- a CDS encoding polysaccharide biosynthesis tyrosine autokinase produces MKDNTNKKNLLGEILIHSGFITQEQLEYALKERQKNGGRLGEVLVRLGYISSQTISTVLKKQLASSLLVNHKMLESPEFSEFYRLQTSIKMALFSDEPLKSIMVTSSIPEEGKSFSVSYLAMIITSLMNKRTLLIDADLRRPSIHLRFGLSLVYGLTDVLIENKKIDECLQDTELANLKVLTSGSRCPNSSSLLGSQKMKNLINELKEKFDLLIFDSSPLYPLADAIILSSYVDGAILVIKSGSTRRGIVQRAVNTLKDTKVKILGTILNQVEDEIPKYYYHNQ; encoded by the coding sequence ATGAAAGATAATACAAATAAAAAAAATCTTCTTGGGGAAATATTAATTCATTCAGGTTTTATAACACAAGAACAACTGGAGTATGCTTTAAAAGAAAGACAAAAAAATGGCGGCAGGTTAGGCGAAGTGTTGGTCCGTTTAGGATATATATCATCCCAGACTATTTCCACAGTACTCAAAAAACAGCTGGCGTCTTCTCTCCTGGTTAACCATAAGATGCTGGAATCGCCTGAATTTAGTGAATTTTACCGTCTTCAAACAAGCATAAAAATGGCCCTTTTTTCCGACGAACCGCTCAAATCTATAATGGTTACAAGCTCAATTCCTGAAGAAGGCAAGAGCTTTAGTGTAAGTTACCTGGCAATGATCATTACTTCATTAATGAATAAACGGACGCTTCTTATTGATGCTGATTTGCGCCGCCCGTCTATCCATCTAAGATTTGGATTGTCATTGGTCTATGGGTTAACCGATGTATTAATTGAAAACAAAAAGATAGACGAATGTTTGCAGGATACCGAACTTGCCAATCTCAAGGTGTTGACTTCCGGGTCCCGCTGCCCGAATTCTTCATCTTTATTAGGTTCCCAGAAGATGAAAAATTTAATTAATGAGCTTAAGGAAAAATTTGATTTGCTGATTTTTGATTCATCCCCGCTTTATCCATTGGCTGACGCAATTATTTTAAGTTCTTATGTTGACGGGGCAATTTTAGTTATAAAGTCAGGTTCAACCAGAAGGGGAATAGTCCAGAGGGCTGTAAATACTTTAAAAGATACAAAAGTTAAAATCCTGGGGACAATTTTAAACCAGGTAGAAGATGAAATTCCGAAATATTATTATCATAATCAATAG
- a CDS encoding glycosyltransferase family 2 protein, translating to MDLSIVIVSFNTRDILRNCLKSIYEKTKGIEFEVVVSDNNSTDGSLNMIEEEFPEVILIKNNTNIGFSSANNLGFYIARGRFVLALNPDTVILNSALTTMVQFMNNRPEAGVSGCKLLNEDGTLQPSWGNFPNILSEIFYSTFLNRIFTHSKRIDRGDFYEVDWVMGAFIMVRKEVIEKTGVFDEDYNPVYSEEVDWCYRIKKSGWKIYYYPGAEVIHLAGQSTKKRPLWAMLLLHRNKYLFFKKNYSRIYADAYRIIRIGIYAILIIFIFIMGLFSRSERDLLQQKWKLLVLFLHPDLKIPTNC from the coding sequence ATGGATTTATCAATTGTAATTGTCAGTTTTAATACGCGGGATATATTGAGAAATTGTCTTAAGTCGATATATGAAAAAACTAAAGGAATAGAATTTGAAGTTGTTGTTTCTGATAATAATTCGACAGATGGCAGTTTGAACATGATTGAAGAAGAGTTCCCCGAGGTGATTTTAATAAAAAATAACACAAATATTGGATTTTCCTCAGCTAATAATCTTGGGTTTTATATTGCCAGGGGAAGATTTGTTCTGGCCTTAAATCCTGATACGGTTATTCTTAATAGCGCTTTAACAACTATGGTCCAATTTATGAATAACCGCCCTGAAGCAGGAGTAAGCGGGTGTAAATTGTTAAACGAGGACGGAACACTTCAGCCTTCATGGGGAAATTTTCCGAATATTTTATCTGAGATTTTCTATAGCACTTTTTTAAACAGAATTTTTACTCATAGTAAAAGGATAGACAGGGGTGATTTTTATGAAGTAGACTGGGTTATGGGAGCATTTATTATGGTTAGAAAAGAGGTTATAGAGAAAACTGGTGTTTTTGACGAGGATTATAACCCGGTATATTCCGAAGAAGTAGACTGGTGTTATAGAATAAAAAAATCGGGCTGGAAGATATATTATTACCCGGGAGCAGAAGTAATACATCTTGCAGGGCAATCGACTAAAAAAAGACCCCTCTGGGCTATGTTGTTGTTGCACCGTAATAAATATCTTTTTTTTAAAAAAAATTACAGCAGGATATATGCTGATGCCTATAGAATAATAAGAATAGGTATTTATGCCATTCTTATAATATTTATTTTTATTATGGGGCTTTTCAGCAGGAGTGAAAGAGATTTATTGCAGCAGAAATGGAAACTGCTTGTTTTATTTTTGCATCCGGATTTGAAAATACCCACAAATTGTTAA
- a CDS encoding glycosyltransferase family 4 protein, whose protein sequence is MEKRKYLKGGIMKLIYVSFGNIPSKWAHTIQMMKMSEALAQEVDKFELVTMTDLKSFFRKDFDFYSWYGIKKKFKITRLPLEWKKTSTIYEGWEYPKFNKIAPLYCKLVSPDIVYTRKPFIVNKCIRLGVNVIFESHDPLIGDDIAHIDSVKNKKELLCVVALRDFVKNWYIDILGLNKSKIIVAPNAVSLENYNINVSKNHIFEKYRIPVFQKVVIHCGHLYENRGIDYVIECAKNLKDVLFLFIGGWSEDVDKYRNKTKELGNVLFTGFIPNSEVPSLLKTADCVLMPYSKKLGVAEYATPLKMFDYMASKVPIVASKLYGLQEFLKHDYSAILVEPDDWRSLLDGVKFVFDNKIAAQNLADNAYKEVEKYTYSNRAKRILEFSLDR, encoded by the coding sequence ATGGAAAAAAGAAAATATTTAAAAGGTGGTATTATGAAGTTAATATATGTGTCTTTTGGTAACATCCCATCAAAATGGGCTCATACAATTCAAATGATGAAAATGTCAGAAGCATTAGCTCAGGAAGTTGATAAATTTGAACTGGTTACAATGACAGATTTAAAATCATTTTTTAGAAAAGATTTTGATTTTTATTCATGGTATGGAATTAAGAAAAAATTCAAAATAACAAGACTCCCTTTAGAATGGAAGAAAACCTCAACAATTTATGAGGGCTGGGAATACCCGAAATTTAATAAAATTGCGCCACTATATTGTAAGTTAGTTTCACCCGATATTGTTTATACGAGAAAACCTTTTATTGTTAATAAATGCATTAGATTGGGTGTGAATGTGATCTTTGAATCCCATGATCCATTAATTGGAGATGATATAGCACATATAGATTCTGTAAAGAACAAAAAAGAATTACTATGTGTGGTTGCTCTTAGAGATTTTGTTAAAAATTGGTATATTGATATATTAGGGTTGAACAAATCGAAAATAATTGTTGCACCTAATGCTGTTTCACTTGAAAATTATAATATAAATGTTTCCAAAAATCACATTTTTGAAAAATATAGAATCCCTGTATTCCAAAAAGTGGTTATTCACTGCGGGCATCTTTATGAAAACAGAGGAATTGATTATGTAATAGAATGTGCCAAAAATTTAAAAGATGTATTATTTCTTTTTATTGGTGGCTGGAGTGAAGATGTTGATAAATATCGTAATAAAACTAAAGAGTTAGGCAATGTATTATTTACTGGGTTTATTCCAAATAGCGAAGTTCCGTCTTTATTAAAAACAGCTGATTGTGTTTTAATGCCTTATTCCAAAAAACTTGGTGTGGCAGAATATGCAACTCCTTTAAAGATGTTTGATTATATGGCTTCAAAAGTGCCCATTGTTGCATCAAAACTTTATGGGCTTCAAGAATTTTTAAAACATGACTATAGTGCAATATTAGTAGAACCAGATGACTGGAGGAGTTTATTAGATGGAGTAAAATTTGTTTTTGATAATAAAATTGCAGCACAAAATCTTGCTGATAATGCATATAAAGAAGTTGAAAAGTATACTTATTCGAATCGTGCAAAAAGAATTTTAGAATTCTCTTTAGATAGATAA
- a CDS encoding O-antigen ligase family protein, with protein MLNTFKIETIPDSKNILLRATFFSLILALIIGFVIGILSPLYAIGFIVFLFFIILTISNIRHGILFWLSTGGLFAVPLYTIRNTSIYPSMLMLSVVFIFWIFIALETKKFLITQTKLFWPLILLVIITILSSFKGVILYDPEVRGEHRFALVQIFASFLIIFSVFTAFLIPRFFQTTKEIRQIYSALIYLGIGIFIFELSGLGRFGFSPIWAPLMQANAVSLSYTSLLFMPELSLWRKILFSLLIIFSLQYILAQFFSGGEQWITGWVVFVIPLIFITFCRSKKWGIFLVILFSVLIFTMAGSQVKNMFDMAEKERDYDRLIMWMFAFKIWIKNPFFGVGPGNYMDYILTYAHKEFAYTSAHNQYFQILTELGGIAFVCFSGLIIKISFLAKYLFNKITDNFLKVFIIAIIGSIYGQLCASFMGDYILPAYHNGGSRNISTTIYFWVLVGTLIAIEQIVKDVEGSTGRTSLEFKTREFL; from the coding sequence ATGTTGAATACTTTTAAAATAGAAACAATACCGGATAGTAAAAATATATTATTACGGGCAACCTTTTTTTCACTTATTCTGGCACTAATAATAGGTTTTGTTATTGGAATATTGTCTCCTTTGTATGCAATAGGTTTTATAGTTTTCCTGTTTTTCATCATTTTAACTATTTCGAATATCCGGCATGGAATACTTTTTTGGCTGTCAACCGGAGGGCTATTTGCTGTTCCGCTTTACACAATCAGAAATACAAGTATATATCCAAGTATGCTTATGTTATCCGTGGTTTTTATTTTCTGGATTTTTATAGCATTAGAAACTAAAAAATTTTTAATTACTCAGACAAAATTATTCTGGCCCCTGATTTTGCTTGTTATTATAACTATTCTTTCCAGTTTCAAAGGCGTTATTCTCTATGACCCTGAAGTCAGGGGAGAACACCGTTTTGCTTTAGTTCAGATTTTCGCGTCTTTTTTAATAATTTTTTCTGTGTTTACTGCTTTTTTAATACCAAGATTTTTTCAGACAACTAAAGAAATCCGGCAGATATATTCTGCTTTGATATATTTAGGTATAGGGATATTTATTTTTGAACTTTCAGGATTAGGCAGGTTTGGGTTCTCGCCAATCTGGGCGCCTTTAATGCAAGCGAATGCGGTTTCACTATCTTATACCAGTTTGTTATTTATGCCTGAATTATCACTTTGGAGAAAGATTCTATTTTCTCTTTTGATTATTTTTTCCCTCCAATATATTCTGGCGCAGTTTTTTTCTGGAGGGGAGCAATGGATTACAGGATGGGTTGTTTTTGTTATACCTTTGATTTTTATAACTTTTTGCAGGTCAAAAAAATGGGGTATTTTTCTTGTAATTTTGTTTTCCGTTTTGATATTCACCATGGCCGGTTCGCAGGTAAAAAATATGTTTGACATGGCGGAGAAAGAAAGAGATTATGACCGTTTAATAATGTGGATGTTTGCTTTTAAAATATGGATTAAAAATCCATTTTTTGGTGTTGGCCCTGGTAATTATATGGATTATATTTTAACCTATGCACATAAAGAGTTTGCCTATACATCTGCCCACAACCAGTATTTTCAGATACTTACTGAACTGGGAGGCATTGCGTTTGTTTGTTTTTCCGGATTAATAATAAAAATTTCCTTTCTGGCAAAGTATCTTTTCAATAAAATAACAGATAATTTTTTGAAAGTATTTATAATTGCTATCATAGGAAGTATATATGGGCAGTTATGTGCCAGCTTTATGGGAGATTATATACTGCCTGCTTATCATAATGGCGGCTCCAGGAATATCTCAACAACAATTTATTTTTGGGTTTTAGTAGGGACTTTAATAGCTATAGAACAAATTGTTAAGGATGTTGAAGGCTCCACGGGAAGAACGTCCCTCGAATTTAAAACACGGGAATTTTTATAA
- a CDS encoding cohesin domain-containing protein, whose translation MKKYLLYLIITLLTVTDGCKCGSGGDNGAVTPSAAIPEVKIGVTNPVNMGDFSLTVDISDVLNAAGIYFRLYFDPKNIQVKDKNKPVNSVEEGLFFNQGGITTSLMVNFLDQNPDTGCLIIGLSRAGGKTGITGSGNILKFTFTTITAGTTSVKFTETASDNSLFTPELENISSVKWTNAEVIVK comes from the coding sequence TTGAAAAAATATCTTCTATACCTGATTATCACACTGCTTACAGTAACTGATGGATGCAAATGCGGCAGCGGCGGCGACAACGGCGCCGTGACCCCGTCTGCCGCTATTCCCGAGGTGAAAATAGGGGTGACCAATCCGGTAAATATGGGTGATTTTTCCTTAACGGTTGATATCTCTGATGTTTTGAACGCAGCAGGGATTTATTTCAGGCTGTATTTTGACCCTAAAAATATCCAGGTTAAAGATAAAAATAAGCCGGTAAACAGTGTTGAAGAAGGTTTGTTTTTTAACCAGGGTGGAATTACCACAAGTTTAATGGTCAATTTTCTTGATCAAAATCCCGACACGGGATGTTTGATAATAGGGCTTTCCCGTGCCGGCGGGAAAACAGGAATAACCGGTTCAGGGAATATATTGAAATTCACATTTACTACTATAACTGCAGGCACAACTTCAGTTAAGTTTACTGAAACAGCCTCAGATAATTCATTGTTCACACCGGAATTGGAAAATATATCAAGTGTCAAGTGGACAAACGCGGAGGTAATAGTCAAATAA
- a CDS encoding ABC transporter ATP-binding protein yields the protein MYAIEVNNVSKKYKIGQKKDSLKDTIPNTLKRLFHPEEPKNEFLALDSIDFKIKDGESVGIIGPNGAGKSTILKLLSKITNPTSGDIKIYGKLAALIEVGAGFHPDLTGRENIFLNGSILGLKREDLDKKFDEIVQFSGLEKFIDTPIKRYSSGMSVRLGFSVAIHLDPDILLIDEVLAVGDMSFQSKCFEKMNELRKKLKAIIFISHNMDMVKRICQRSIFLLNGKIMFDGNSSEAVEKYRSYVFMNNGDKYGGLREGTGEILISNVQVLSESNEEKNVFNQNEKIKIKICYTAKKQIKKPYFSVSFRTEDDYRVFGCHSDMDDYFLDEVKGEGVIEIVFKEINLLPNIFFINVGVWNKNTGIPYDYLKQIKTIKISGSSKAIGFVDIKREWKKENI from the coding sequence ATGTACGCAATTGAAGTAAACAATGTTTCTAAAAAATACAAAATCGGGCAAAAAAAAGATAGTCTGAAAGACACTATTCCAAATACTTTAAAAAGGTTATTTCATCCTGAGGAACCAAAAAATGAATTTTTAGCCCTTGATTCTATTGATTTTAAAATAAAAGATGGTGAATCAGTAGGAATTATTGGACCGAATGGTGCGGGGAAAAGCACTATTTTAAAATTACTTTCAAAAATTACAAATCCTACTTCAGGTGATATAAAAATATATGGAAAACTTGCCGCATTAATTGAGGTTGGTGCCGGATTTCATCCCGACCTGACAGGAAGGGAAAATATTTTTCTTAATGGGTCAATTTTAGGATTAAAACGAGAAGATCTGGATAAAAAATTTGACGAAATTGTCCAATTTTCCGGGCTTGAAAAATTTATCGACACTCCAATAAAGCGGTATTCATCAGGTATGTCTGTGAGGCTTGGTTTTTCTGTAGCGATACATTTAGACCCGGATATTCTTTTAATTGATGAGGTGTTAGCAGTTGGAGACATGAGTTTTCAGTCCAAATGTTTCGAAAAAATGAATGAGTTAAGAAAAAAATTAAAAGCTATAATATTTATTTCCCACAATATGGATATGGTTAAACGGATTTGTCAAAGAAGTATTTTTCTTTTAAATGGGAAAATTATGTTTGATGGTAATAGTAGTGAAGCTGTCGAGAAATATAGAAGTTATGTGTTTATGAACAATGGAGATAAATATGGTGGTTTAAGAGAAGGTACGGGTGAAATACTAATAAGTAATGTACAGGTTCTAAGCGAAAGTAATGAGGAAAAAAATGTATTTAATCAAAATGAGAAGATAAAGATAAAAATATGCTATACGGCAAAAAAACAAATAAAAAAACCATATTTTAGCGTATCGTTCAGAACGGAGGATGATTATCGGGTATTTGGATGTCATTCAGACATGGATGATTATTTTTTAGACGAGGTCAAAGGGGAAGGAGTTATTGAGATAGTATTTAAAGAGATAAATCTTTTGCCAAATATATTTTTTATTAATGTAGGTGTTTGGAATAAAAATACCGGAATTCCTTATGATTACCTGAAGCAAATAAAAACTATTAAAATATCGGGTTCTTCAAAAGCCATAGGTTTTGTTGATATAAAACGGGAATGGAAAAAAGAAAATATTTAA
- a CDS encoding radical SAM protein, whose translation MRKTTFFVFKRHAVSILKRLNFTRILNIFVLIIETKLRKVKVKHYPIVARINTIPYCNLLCPGCKGEKYKDVKESTHIIKFEEYKKIIDKISKHLMLAILYDEGEPLLNNDIYKIISYTNSLNISTTISTNLSFKMTEKNIDNLILSGLDRLIVSLDGMTQEIYARYRVNGDVELVKDNLKKIIEAKKKHNKKYPVIDVQFLNFGYNEHEMHDAEKFSYSVGADTFSSYDANFHGCYPFDGSESERVKLGCSCIWTALHINNDCMVYPCNYGEDNGFEPIASIYENDFNAFWNGEFIQKLRKGFNKKNKKLEYWQCKQCPNSEALPRILQ comes from the coding sequence ATGAGAAAAACCACATTTTTTGTATTTAAAAGGCATGCGGTTTCAATATTAAAAAGATTAAATTTTACAAGGATTTTAAATATTTTTGTATTAATTATTGAAACAAAATTAAGAAAAGTAAAAGTAAAGCATTATCCTATTGTCGCAAGGATAAACACAATTCCCTATTGTAATCTTTTATGCCCTGGCTGTAAGGGGGAAAAGTATAAAGATGTAAAAGAGTCCACGCATATAATAAAGTTTGAGGAATACAAAAAGATAATCGACAAGATTTCAAAACATTTAATGCTTGCGATTTTATACGATGAAGGTGAGCCATTATTAAATAATGATATTTACAAGATAATAAGCTATACAAACAGCTTGAATATTTCCACAACAATAAGCACCAACCTGTCTTTTAAAATGACAGAGAAGAATATTGATAACCTGATATTGTCGGGATTGGACCGTTTAATTGTTTCGCTTGACGGAATGACTCAGGAGATATATGCGCGTTACAGGGTTAATGGAGATGTTGAGTTGGTAAAAGACAACTTGAAGAAAATAATAGAGGCTAAAAAGAAGCATAATAAAAAATACCCGGTTATTGATGTCCAATTTTTGAATTTTGGTTACAATGAACATGAGATGCACGATGCGGAGAAATTTTCCTATTCTGTTGGTGCGGACACATTTAGTTCTTATGACGCGAATTTTCACGGATGTTATCCATTTGATGGTTCTGAATCTGAACGTGTCAAATTAGGATGTTCATGTATATGGACCGCATTACATATAAATAACGATTGTATGGTCTATCCCTGTAATTATGGAGAAGATAACGGGTTTGAACCTATTGCGTCAATATATGAAAATGATTTTAATGCATTTTGGAATGGAGAATTTATCCAAAAACTAAGAAAAGGCTTTAATAAAAAGAATAAAAAATTAGAATATTGGCAGTGTAAACAATGTCCTAATTCAGAGGCATTGCCGCGTATTTTGCAATAA